Proteins encoded in a region of the Paucibacter sediminis genome:
- a CDS encoding FKBP-type peptidyl-prolyl cis-trans isomerase → MNLIQQGSFLTLHYRLAGPDGGELINTFADKPATLSLGNGELAPAIEQRLIGLAEGTHTRFELAPGEAFGERNPELLQRVKLQLLRQLGDPDEQYGVGDVVQFPTPDGQGSYAGLVREVGEDWLLFDFNHPLAGQPVSFEVQVIGVL, encoded by the coding sequence GTGAATCTGATTCAACAAGGGTCCTTCCTGACCCTGCATTACCGCTTAGCCGGCCCCGATGGCGGCGAACTGATCAATACCTTTGCCGACAAGCCGGCGACGCTCTCGCTGGGCAATGGCGAGCTGGCCCCGGCCATCGAGCAGCGCCTGATCGGGCTGGCTGAGGGCACGCACACGCGTTTCGAGCTGGCGCCGGGTGAGGCCTTCGGCGAGCGCAACCCGGAGCTGCTGCAGCGCGTGAAGTTGCAGCTGCTGCGCCAGCTGGGCGACCCCGACGAGCAGTACGGCGTCGGCGACGTGGTGCAGTTCCCCACGCCGGATGGGCAGGGCAGCTATGCCGGCCTGGTGCGCGAGGTGGGCGAGGACTGGTTGCTGTTCGATTTCAACCATCCGCTGGCCGGCCAGCCGGTGAGCTTCGAAGTGCAGGTCATCGGGGTGCTGTGA
- the radC gene encoding RadC family protein: MPLDSLPPDARPREKLLARGPDSLADAELLALLLRTGFKGVSVLQLAQQLLDHFGGLAGLLRAGVTDLAAVKGLGPAKRAEIAAVLEIARRALHQQLERRTVFDAPESVKQFLRLQLDGLDHEVFALLFLDAQHRLIAMEELFRGTLTQTSVYPREVVKRALAHGAAAVILAHNHPSGVAEPSRADELLTEALKSALSLVDVRVLDHFVVGGGNAVSMAERGLL, from the coding sequence ATGCCGCTCGATTCCCTGCCGCCCGACGCGCGCCCGCGCGAAAAGCTGCTGGCCCGCGGCCCCGACAGCCTGGCCGACGCCGAACTGCTGGCCCTGCTGCTGCGCACCGGTTTCAAGGGCGTGTCGGTGCTGCAGCTGGCGCAGCAATTGCTGGACCATTTCGGCGGCCTGGCCGGCCTCTTGCGCGCCGGCGTGACGGACCTCGCGGCCGTCAAGGGCCTGGGCCCGGCCAAGCGGGCCGAGATTGCCGCGGTGCTCGAGATCGCGCGCCGCGCCCTGCATCAGCAGCTGGAGCGCCGCACCGTCTTCGATGCGCCCGAGAGCGTCAAGCAGTTCCTGCGCCTGCAGCTCGACGGCCTGGATCACGAGGTGTTCGCCCTGCTCTTCCTCGACGCCCAGCATCGCCTGATCGCGATGGAAGAACTGTTCCGCGGCACCCTCACGCAAACCTCGGTCTATCCGCGCGAGGTCGTCAAGCGGGCGCTGGCGCATGGCGCGGCGGCGGTGATCCTGGCGCACAACCACCCCTCCGGCGTGGCCGAGCCCTCGCGCGCCGACGAGTTGCTGACCGAGGCCCTGAAGAGCGCGTTGAGTCTCGTGGATGTGCGGGTGCTGGATCATTTCGTGGTCGGCGGCGGCAACGCCGTGTCGATGGCCGAGCGAGGCCTGCTGTGA
- a CDS encoding Smr/MutS family protein, which produces MSAKPATFHSLQDLKALQQELMLRRREAEERAERAAAAARLREQEQRLFELSIGAVTRLPDAQRVLLRADPPEPEPRQRQLDEQAVLRQALSDDFDVDSLLETDEALSFRRVELGPETVRKLRRGHWALQGQIDLHGLRRDQAREALGAFVHESARRGLRCVRVVHGKGHGSPGREPVLKSRVRRWLVQKQEVLAFVQARASDGGAGALMVLLGQP; this is translated from the coding sequence GTGAGCGCCAAGCCCGCCACCTTTCACAGCCTGCAGGATCTCAAGGCGCTGCAGCAGGAGCTGATGCTGCGCCGCCGCGAGGCCGAGGAGCGCGCCGAGCGCGCCGCCGCCGCGGCGCGTCTGCGCGAGCAGGAGCAGCGCCTGTTCGAGCTCAGCATCGGTGCCGTTACACGGCTGCCCGATGCACAGCGCGTGCTGCTGCGCGCCGACCCGCCCGAACCCGAACCGCGCCAGCGTCAGCTGGACGAGCAGGCGGTGCTGCGCCAGGCGCTGTCGGACGATTTCGATGTCGACTCACTGCTCGAGACCGACGAGGCCCTGTCTTTTCGCCGCGTCGAGCTGGGCCCCGAGACGGTGCGCAAGCTGCGCCGCGGCCATTGGGCCCTGCAGGGCCAGATCGACCTGCACGGCCTGCGCCGCGACCAGGCCCGCGAAGCCCTGGGCGCCTTCGTGCATGAAAGCGCACGGCGCGGCCTGCGCTGTGTGCGCGTGGTGCATGGCAAGGGCCATGGCTCGCCGGGGCGCGAGCCCGTCCTGAAGAGCCGCGTGCGCCGCTGGCTGGTGCAGAAGCAGGAGGTGCTGGCCTTTGTGCAGGCGCGCGCCAGCGATGGCGGGGCCGGTGCGTTGATGGTGCTGCTGGGTCAGCCCTGA
- a CDS encoding group II truncated hemoglobin yields MAETNTPATAFDWVGGEAAVRALVDHFYDLMELEPAYAPLRALHPTSLEGSRDKLHWFLCGWLGGPDHYIERFGHPRLRARHLPFAIGIAERDQWMDCMRRAMLETALDPELRQRLDVSFMNTADWMRNL; encoded by the coding sequence ATGGCTGAGACGAACACGCCGGCGACGGCCTTCGACTGGGTGGGCGGCGAGGCCGCCGTGCGCGCCCTGGTGGACCACTTCTACGATCTGATGGAGCTGGAGCCGGCCTACGCGCCGCTGCGCGCCCTGCATCCCACCAGCCTGGAGGGCTCGCGCGACAAGCTGCACTGGTTTCTGTGCGGTTGGCTGGGCGGCCCCGACCACTACATCGAGCGCTTCGGTCATCCGCGCCTGCGCGCGCGCCACCTGCCGTTTGCGATCGGCATTGCCGAGCGCGATCAATGGATGGACTGCATGCGCCGCGCCATGCTGGAAACCGCGCTGGACCCGGAGCTGCGCCAGCGCCTGGACGTCTCCTTCATGAACACGGCCGATTGGATGCGCAATCTCTGA
- a CDS encoding MinD/ParA family protein: MSTNMAPAAATSKSGRALARTLAVTSGKGGVGKTFVTANLAAALAARGQKVLVLDADLGLANLDVVLNLHPKLTLHDVFTEKATLEQAILPAPGGFHVLLAGSGMVEYSRLTPEVRDKLLYIIDLVKPRFDWVLLDTGAGISDVVLFAVSLATDVLVVATPEPTSLTDAYATIKVLATQQGRREVGLVVNQANRPGEGKLICGQLQQVLQRFVGPTPGQTFRLELLGEVKNDQAVRQAVLKRQLLLEHYPGSDAAQAIKALASKLLA, translated from the coding sequence ATGAGTACCAACATGGCGCCTGCTGCTGCTACATCGAAATCGGGTCGTGCCCTCGCGCGCACCCTTGCCGTCACCAGCGGCAAGGGCGGCGTGGGCAAGACCTTTGTCACGGCCAATCTGGCCGCCGCCCTGGCCGCGCGCGGCCAGAAGGTGCTGGTGCTGGATGCCGACCTCGGCCTGGCCAATCTGGACGTGGTGCTGAACCTGCATCCCAAGCTCACCCTGCACGATGTCTTCACCGAGAAGGCCACGCTGGAGCAGGCCATCCTGCCCGCGCCCGGGGGCTTCCATGTGTTGCTGGCCGGTTCGGGCATGGTGGAGTATTCGCGCCTCACGCCCGAGGTGCGCGACAAGCTGCTCTACATCATCGACCTGGTGAAGCCGCGCTTCGACTGGGTGCTGCTCGATACCGGCGCGGGCATCTCCGACGTGGTGCTGTTCGCCGTCTCGCTGGCCACCGATGTGCTGGTGGTGGCCACGCCGGAACCGACCTCGCTGACCGACGCCTACGCCACCATCAAGGTGCTGGCCACCCAGCAGGGGCGCCGCGAGGTGGGGCTGGTGGTGAACCAGGCCAACCGGCCCGGCGAAGGCAAGCTGATCTGCGGCCAGCTGCAGCAGGTGCTGCAGCGCTTCGTGGGCCCCACGCCCGGCCAGACCTTCCGGCTCGAGCTGCTGGGCGAGGTGAAGAACGACCAGGCGGTGCGCCAGGCGGTGCTGAAGCGCCAGCTGCTGCTGGAGCATTACCCCGGCAGCGATGCGGCGCAGGCGATCAAGGCGCTGGCCAGCAAGCTGCTCGCCTGA
- a CDS encoding GGDEF domain-containing protein has product MEPSATPRPVDASELRLDLALQLLQQAGAMLPEAEPFSAAWLQGVVDALCDLSSKDALTGLVNRRSFEMALSREVDRVARSGESALLLVLDIDHFKAVNDTYGHAAGDLVIKAVADAIGQTVRPMDTVARVGGEEFAIILPSCLPTFGVTVAERIRERVAAMEVPVTPAQSLRVTISLGGAFAPQWVRSSSLLWMERADRQLYRAKAEGRNRACLESQVESLVSAEEKGMLFAVTQQESE; this is encoded by the coding sequence TTGGAACCCAGCGCAACACCCCGTCCGGTCGACGCCAGCGAATTGCGACTCGACCTGGCTTTGCAGCTCCTGCAGCAGGCCGGTGCGATGCTGCCCGAGGCCGAGCCCTTCAGCGCGGCATGGCTGCAAGGCGTGGTCGATGCGCTGTGCGATCTCTCCAGCAAGGATGCGCTCACCGGCCTGGTGAACCGCCGCAGCTTCGAGATGGCGCTGTCGCGCGAGGTCGACCGGGTGGCGCGTTCGGGTGAATCGGCGCTGCTGCTGGTGCTCGATATCGATCATTTCAAGGCCGTCAACGACACCTATGGCCATGCCGCCGGGGATCTGGTGATCAAGGCGGTGGCCGATGCCATCGGCCAGACCGTGCGGCCCATGGATACCGTGGCGCGCGTGGGTGGGGAGGAGTTCGCGATCATTTTGCCGAGTTGCCTGCCCACCTTCGGCGTCACCGTGGCCGAACGCATACGCGAGCGGGTGGCTGCGATGGAGGTGCCCGTCACGCCGGCGCAGAGCCTGCGCGTCACCATCAGCCTGGGTGGCGCTTTTGCCCCGCAATGGGTGCGTTCATCGTCCCTGCTGTGGATGGAGCGCGCCGATCGTCAGCTGTATCGCGCCAAGGCCGAGGGCCGCAACCGTGCCTGCCTGGAGAGTCAGGTGGAGTCGCTCGTCAGCGCAGAGGAAAAAGGCATGTTGTTTGCCGTAACGCAACAGGAAAGCGAATGA
- a CDS encoding CheR family methyltransferase: MRPGTPQSTATEAVDHEFSFSRADFDRVRQLIYQHAGISLHDGKHAMVYSRLSRRLRDTGHRSFGEYLQWLEQASGPQGEQEWQEFVNCLTTNLTSFFREEHHFHCLADDLKAVNTKPVRIWCCAASTGEEPYSIAMTCAESLGSGSQVQIVASDIDTNVLNTARRGVYSADSRGLSPARLKNFFMRGTGANDGRIRVKPELARCIEFRTLNLMHTQWSLGDPFHMVFCRNVMIYFDAPTQRKVLERIHKVMRPHGLLFVGHSENFTESKDLFRLRGKTIYERV, translated from the coding sequence ATGCGCCCAGGAACGCCTCAGTCCACGGCAACCGAAGCGGTCGACCACGAGTTCAGCTTCAGCCGCGCAGACTTTGATCGCGTACGCCAACTCATCTACCAACACGCCGGCATCAGCTTGCACGATGGCAAGCACGCCATGGTCTACAGCCGGCTCTCGCGCCGCCTGCGCGACACCGGCCACCGCAGCTTCGGCGAGTACCTGCAATGGCTGGAACAGGCCAGCGGCCCGCAGGGCGAGCAGGAGTGGCAGGAGTTCGTCAACTGCCTGACCACCAACCTGACCTCCTTCTTCCGCGAAGAGCACCATTTCCATTGCCTGGCCGACGACCTGAAGGCGGTCAACACCAAGCCGGTGCGCATCTGGTGCTGTGCCGCCTCCACCGGCGAGGAGCCCTACTCGATCGCGATGACCTGCGCGGAATCGCTGGGTTCGGGTTCCCAGGTGCAGATCGTCGCCAGCGACATCGACACCAATGTGCTCAACACCGCCCGCCGCGGCGTCTACAGCGCCGATTCGCGCGGCCTCTCGCCGGCGCGGCTGAAGAACTTCTTCATGCGCGGCACTGGCGCCAACGACGGGCGCATCCGCGTCAAGCCCGAGCTGGCGCGCTGCATCGAATTCCGCACCCTCAACCTGATGCACACCCAGTGGTCGCTGGGCGACCCCTTTCACATGGTGTTCTGCCGCAATGTGATGATTTATTTCGACGCGCCCACGCAGCGCAAGGTGCTGGAGCGCATCCACAAGGTGATGCGGCCGCACGGCCTGCTTTTCGTCGGTCACTCGGAGAACTTCACCGAGTCCAAGGACTTGTTCCGCCTGCGCGGCAAGACCATTTACGAGCGCGTCTGA
- the cheD gene encoding chemoreceptor glutamine deamidase CheD, with protein sequence MSTPLPPSGASAGSYLAGGPGAARVAQLKAQTRKQGEASFFFYDAHFKNAAVKVLPGEYFVDNEDLLVMTTLGSCIAACLWDRHAQIGGMNHFMLPEGTGDSGRYGSFAMELLINEMMKRGASKSRMEAKIFGGGAVISGMNTINVGERNTNFVLDYLKTERIPIVSKDVMDIYPRKVCFLPHSGKAMVKRLAPTNTEALIQQDRAAAQKAQPVVASGGSIDLF encoded by the coding sequence ATGAGCACGCCCCTGCCCCCGTCCGGAGCCAGCGCCGGCAGCTACCTCGCCGGCGGCCCCGGCGCCGCCCGCGTCGCCCAACTCAAGGCGCAGACGCGCAAGCAGGGCGAAGCCTCCTTCTTCTTCTACGACGCGCATTTCAAGAACGCCGCGGTCAAGGTGCTGCCGGGCGAATATTTCGTCGACAACGAGGACCTGCTGGTGATGACCACGCTGGGCTCCTGCATCGCCGCCTGCCTGTGGGACCGCCACGCGCAGATCGGCGGCATGAACCACTTCATGCTGCCCGAGGGCACCGGCGACTCGGGCCGCTACGGCTCCTTCGCGATGGAGTTGCTGATCAACGAGATGATGAAGCGCGGCGCCTCCAAGAGCCGCATGGAAGCCAAGATCTTCGGCGGCGGCGCCGTGATCTCGGGCATGAACACCATCAACGTCGGCGAACGCAACACCAACTTCGTGCTCGACTACCTCAAGACCGAGCGCATCCCGATCGTTTCCAAAGACGTCATGGACATCTATCCCCGTAAAGTCTGTTTTCTGCCGCACAGCGGCAAGGCCATGGTCAAGCGTCTGGCGCCGACCAATACCGAGGCGCTGATCCAGCAGGACCGCGCGGCGGCGCAGAAGGCCCAGCCCGTGGTGGCCAGCGGCGGCTCCATCGACCTGTTCTGA
- a CDS encoding protein-glutamate methylesterase/protein-glutamine glutaminase: MAKIKVVVVDDSALVRSILTEIINRQTDMECIGAAADPLVAREMIRNLNPDVITLDVEMPKMDGLDFLSRLMRLRPMPVVMVSTLTERGAEVTMKALELGAVDFVAKPKIGVADGIRLLAQDITDKIRIASKARIHRSHAAPASAAAPGAAPAPKPAPMASLGRLSTEKIIFIGASTGGTEATKDVLINLPADCPAVVITQHMPPGFTRSYAARLDGLCRIRVKEAQDGERVLPGHGYIAPGGTHLSVERSGANYIARVQDGEPVNRHKPSVEVLFNSAARVVGPNALGIMLTGMGADGAKAMKAMKDAGAYNLVQDEASCVVFGMPREAINAGAADEVLPLSQIAPRLLERLRSTAGFSTNRV; encoded by the coding sequence ATGGCCAAGATCAAAGTCGTGGTGGTGGATGACTCGGCGCTGGTGCGCAGCATCCTCACCGAGATCATCAACCGTCAGACCGACATGGAATGCATAGGCGCGGCCGCCGACCCCCTGGTGGCACGCGAGATGATCCGCAACCTCAACCCGGACGTGATCACGCTGGACGTGGAAATGCCCAAGATGGACGGGCTGGACTTCCTCTCGCGCCTGATGCGCTTGCGGCCCATGCCGGTGGTGATGGTGTCGACGCTGACCGAGCGCGGCGCCGAGGTCACCATGAAGGCGCTGGAGCTGGGCGCGGTGGACTTCGTCGCCAAGCCCAAGATCGGCGTGGCCGACGGCATCCGCCTGCTGGCCCAGGACATCACCGACAAGATCCGCATCGCCTCCAAGGCCCGCATCCATCGCAGCCATGCCGCCCCTGCCAGCGCCGCAGCGCCCGGCGCGGCGCCGGCGCCCAAGCCCGCGCCGATGGCCAGCCTGGGCCGGCTCTCCACCGAGAAGATCATCTTCATCGGCGCCTCCACCGGCGGCACCGAAGCCACCAAGGACGTGCTCATCAACCTGCCCGCCGACTGCCCGGCCGTGGTGATCACCCAGCACATGCCGCCCGGCTTCACGCGCAGCTATGCGGCGCGCCTGGACGGGCTGTGCCGCATCCGCGTGAAAGAGGCCCAGGACGGCGAGCGCGTGCTGCCGGGCCACGGCTATATCGCGCCCGGCGGCACGCACCTGAGCGTGGAACGCTCGGGCGCCAACTACATTGCGCGCGTGCAGGACGGCGAGCCTGTGAACCGCCACAAGCCCTCGGTGGAGGTGCTGTTCAACTCCGCCGCGCGCGTGGTGGGCCCCAACGCGCTGGGCATCATGCTCACCGGCATGGGCGCCGACGGCGCCAAGGCCATGAAGGCCATGAAGGACGCCGGCGCCTACAACCTGGTGCAGGACGAAGCCAGTTGCGTGGTGTTCGGCATGCCGCGCGAGGCCATCAACGCCGGCGCCGCCGACGAGGTGCTGCCGCTGAGCCAGATCGCACCGCGCCTGCTGGAGCGCCTGCGCAGCACCGCCGGCTTCTCCACCAATCGCGTCTAG
- a CDS encoding EAL domain-containing protein, with protein MMTTIPDCKRALPLQVQTLIDEDLLHTLFQPIVKLDCGEIYGHEALVRGPAGSALEYPDALFAAGRREGLTVELEVRCALQALKDWARLKLPGKLLVNMSAAALARAVSDAYWARGLGLCERIGITPADIIIELTEHERVTDIEALRQGLTRLRRLGVGIALDDFGDGRSSLRLWSEIQPQLVKIDKYFTHHLPAHAEKLQTFRALLQLAETFGAQLVAEGIESPEELRVLRDLGVAFGQGWLLGRPGPAGHREVLGPAAEVLASADIAVLPELRRAGGSSICAEQLMLTAPALHESASNEQLYRLFSAHEQLHAVAVLDDAGAPVALVDRAQFIGRWAKPFFNDLYGRHACTLFANASPLIVDAGTGIEALTRVLTSADQRYLREGFIITRAGRYLGLGTGEQLVRSVTEARIEAARHANPLTFLPGNIPISQHIGRLLTSGREFVAAYADLNHFKPFNDEYGYWRGDEMIRLLARVASAHCDSQRDFLGHVGGDDFVMLFQSDDWEQRCELIVERFNELARKLFDAAALEAGGIMAEDRQGNLRFHPCTTLSIGAVRVSPGSLHRSEDVASAAATAKRHAKHGALGIYVMAS; from the coding sequence ATGATGACCACCATTCCTGACTGCAAGCGCGCCCTGCCCTTGCAGGTGCAGACCCTCATCGACGAGGACCTGCTGCACACCCTGTTCCAGCCCATCGTGAAGCTGGACTGCGGCGAAATCTACGGCCATGAGGCGCTGGTGCGCGGGCCCGCCGGCTCCGCGCTGGAGTACCCCGACGCGTTGTTCGCCGCCGGCCGCCGCGAGGGCCTGACGGTGGAGCTGGAGGTGCGCTGCGCGCTGCAGGCGCTGAAGGACTGGGCGCGGCTGAAGCTGCCCGGCAAGCTGCTCGTCAACATGAGCGCAGCGGCGCTGGCACGCGCCGTGAGCGACGCCTACTGGGCACGCGGCCTGGGCCTGTGCGAGCGTATCGGCATCACGCCGGCCGACATCATCATCGAGCTCACCGAGCATGAGCGCGTCACCGACATCGAGGCGCTGCGCCAGGGCCTGACGCGCCTGCGCCGGCTCGGCGTGGGCATCGCGCTGGACGACTTCGGCGACGGCCGCTCCTCGCTGCGCCTGTGGTCCGAGATCCAGCCCCAGCTGGTCAAGATCGACAAATACTTCACCCACCACCTGCCCGCGCACGCCGAGAAGCTGCAGACCTTCCGCGCCCTGCTGCAACTGGCCGAGACCTTCGGCGCGCAGCTGGTGGCCGAGGGCATCGAAAGCCCGGAGGAGCTGCGCGTGCTGCGCGACCTGGGCGTGGCCTTCGGCCAGGGCTGGCTGCTCGGCCGGCCCGGCCCGGCGGGCCACCGCGAGGTGCTGGGGCCGGCGGCCGAGGTGCTGGCCAGCGCCGACATCGCGGTGCTGCCCGAGCTGCGCCGCGCCGGTGGCAGCAGCATCTGCGCCGAGCAGCTGATGCTGACGGCGCCGGCCCTGCATGAGAGCGCCAGCAATGAGCAGCTCTACCGCCTCTTCAGCGCGCATGAGCAATTGCACGCGGTGGCGGTGCTCGACGACGCCGGTGCGCCGGTGGCCCTGGTGGACCGCGCCCAGTTCATCGGGCGCTGGGCCAAGCCCTTCTTCAACGATCTCTACGGGCGCCACGCCTGTACCCTGTTCGCCAACGCCTCACCGCTGATCGTCGATGCCGGCACCGGCATCGAGGCGCTCACCCGCGTGCTGACCTCGGCCGACCAGCGCTATCTGCGCGAGGGCTTCATCATCACGCGCGCGGGCCGCTATCTGGGCCTGGGCACGGGCGAGCAGCTGGTGCGCTCGGTCACCGAGGCGCGCATCGAGGCGGCACGGCATGCCAACCCGCTGACCTTTCTGCCCGGCAACATCCCGATCAGCCAGCACATCGGCCGCCTGCTGACGAGCGGCCGCGAGTTCGTCGCGGCCTACGCCGACCTGAATCACTTCAAGCCCTTCAACGATGAGTACGGCTACTGGCGCGGCGACGAGATGATCCGCCTGCTGGCGCGCGTGGCCAGCGCGCATTGCGACAGCCAGCGCGACTTCCTCGGCCATGTGGGTGGCGATGACTTCGTGATGCTGTTCCAGAGCGACGATTGGGAACAACGCTGCGAGCTCATCGTCGAGCGCTTCAACGAGCTGGCGCGCAAGCTCTTCGACGCCGCGGCACTGGAGGCCGGCGGCATCATGGCCGAGGACCGCCAGGGCAATCTGCGCTTCCACCCCTGCACCACGCTGTCGATCGGCGCGGTGCGTGTCAGCCCGGGCAGCCTGCATCGCTCGGAGGACGTGGCCAGCGCCGCGGCCACGGCCAAGCGCCATGCCAAGCATGGCGCCCTGGGCATTTATGTGATGGCCAGCTGA
- a CDS encoding nuclear transport factor 2 family protein, whose translation MHLPTSPAELIQRQLEAYNARNMDAWLATYAPQARQYLYPATLVAEGHEQIRARMRARFAEPNLHARLLQRHVMGKMVIDVEIITRTFPEGPGRLQMAAIYEVEDGLIQSAVFIAGEPQLAIT comes from the coding sequence ATGCACCTGCCAACGAGCCCTGCCGAGCTGATCCAGCGCCAGCTGGAGGCCTACAACGCCCGCAATATGGACGCCTGGCTGGCGACCTATGCGCCCCAGGCCCGCCAGTACCTCTACCCGGCCACGCTGGTGGCCGAGGGGCATGAGCAGATCCGCGCGCGCATGCGGGCGCGCTTCGCGGAACCCAATCTGCATGCCCGGCTGCTGCAGCGCCACGTGATGGGCAAGATGGTGATCGATGTCGAGATCATCACCCGGACCTTTCCGGAGGGGCCGGGCCGGCTTCAGATGGCCGCCATCTACGAGGTGGAGGACGGCCTGATCCAGTCGGCCGTCTTCATCGCCGGCGAGCCTCAGCTGGCCATCACATAA
- a CDS encoding LysR substrate-binding domain-containing protein — translation MPRAPRLPLQYLAAFRATAQTQNLRAAAERLHLSHSAVSQQLTALETQLGFQLFERSGRRIRLNEAGEALQRGVERAWVELERGLQAASAAHGSALQALRITALPSFAQRWLMPRLGRWHALHPEIALELNVSQQLVDLEREGFHLALRQGVGPWTGLVNEVLLQSRSVPVAAPALAQRLIGAPLEELAAQSLLGDAAQWTQWFAEAGLSRQIRTMASFNDAGLLLQAAEQGMGVALTRELLAADALLDGRLVRVSGQALEGSQAQSYHIVYPPALKDEPALRALCTWLHAEIEQSARALYGD, via the coding sequence ATGCCCAGAGCCCCACGCCTGCCCCTGCAATACCTGGCCGCTTTCCGCGCCACGGCCCAGACCCAGAACCTGCGCGCCGCGGCCGAGCGCCTGCACCTCAGCCACAGCGCGGTGAGCCAGCAGCTCACGGCGCTGGAAACGCAGCTGGGTTTCCAGCTGTTCGAGCGCAGCGGCCGCCGCATCCGGCTCAACGAGGCGGGCGAGGCTTTGCAACGCGGCGTGGAGCGCGCCTGGGTCGAACTGGAGCGCGGGCTGCAGGCCGCCAGCGCCGCGCATGGCAGCGCGCTGCAGGCCTTGCGCATCACCGCCCTGCCCTCCTTCGCGCAACGCTGGTTGATGCCGCGGCTGGGGCGCTGGCATGCCCTGCATCCGGAGATCGCGTTGGAGCTGAATGTCTCGCAGCAGCTCGTCGACCTGGAGCGCGAGGGCTTTCATCTCGCGCTGCGCCAGGGTGTCGGGCCCTGGACCGGCCTGGTCAACGAGGTGCTGCTGCAGTCGCGCTCGGTGCCGGTGGCCGCTCCGGCGCTGGCGCAGCGCCTGATCGGCGCGCCCCTGGAGGAGCTGGCCGCGCAATCGCTGCTGGGCGACGCCGCCCAATGGACCCAATGGTTTGCCGAGGCGGGCCTGAGCCGGCAGATCCGCACCATGGCCAGCTTCAACGATGCCGGCCTGCTCCTGCAGGCGGCCGAGCAGGGCATGGGGGTGGCGCTGACGCGCGAGTTACTGGCGGCCGATGCCTTGCTGGACGGCCGCCTGGTGCGCGTCTCGGGCCAGGCCCTGGAGGGCTCGCAGGCGCAGAGCTACCACATCGTCTACCCGCCCGCGCTGAAGGACGAACCCGCGCTGCGCGCCCTCTGCACCTGGCTGCACGCCGAGATCGAGCAATCGGCGCGCGCCCTGTATGGGGACTAG